The following are from one region of the Haloactinomyces albus genome:
- the cmk gene encoding (d)CMP kinase, with product MAQSALRGVVALDGPSGTGKSTVARRLASALGAAYLDTGAMYRAITLAALRVRAAVSDAEAVAHAARSAELVMGTDPVHPTVTLAGEGVEHDIRGPAVTGSVSAVSAIPAVRELLVDEQRRLIRQAVKQSGGIVVEGRDIGTVVAPEAGLKVYLTASAHARAQRRTAQDAAAGRGTDLERTHADVRRRDDLDSGRAVSPLRMADDSVELDTTELDVAGALTQLHKLVEQRGLLAGEERTIR from the coding sequence GTGGCACAGTCCGCGCTCCGCGGCGTCGTGGCGCTCGATGGTCCATCGGGGACCGGGAAATCCACGGTGGCTCGTCGGTTGGCGTCCGCCCTGGGGGCTGCCTACCTGGACACCGGCGCGATGTATCGGGCGATCACGCTCGCCGCGCTTCGTGTGCGAGCGGCGGTCTCCGATGCCGAGGCCGTTGCGCATGCCGCGCGTTCGGCGGAGCTGGTGATGGGGACGGACCCGGTGCATCCGACGGTAACCTTGGCGGGGGAGGGGGTGGAGCACGATATACGTGGTCCGGCCGTGACCGGTTCCGTCTCGGCGGTATCGGCCATCCCCGCCGTGCGGGAACTGCTGGTGGACGAGCAGCGGCGATTGATCCGGCAGGCGGTGAAGCAGTCCGGAGGGATCGTCGTGGAAGGCCGCGACATCGGCACCGTCGTCGCACCGGAGGCAGGACTGAAGGTCTATCTCACTGCCTCGGCCCATGCGCGAGCACAGCGGCGTACCGCGCAGGATGCCGCAGCAGGCCGTGGCACCGACCTGGAACGGACCCACGCGGACGTGCGCAGACGGGACGATCTGGATTCCGGCCGTGCGGTCTCGCCGCTGCGGATGGCCGATGATTCCGTCGAGTTGGACACGACGGAGCTGGATGTGGCCGGTGCGTTGACGCAGTTGCACAAACTCGTCGAGCAGCGTGGTCTTCTGGCCGGGGAGGAACGAACGATTCGATGA
- a CDS encoding S9 family peptidase, whose amino-acid sequence MSSPDTSPEQSFPRHSALTQGFTLGAPRNVTVVPGGRTVLFLRSSSGTDRSNALWALDTRSGTERCIADPIALQGEEAISAAEQARRERARERAAGITAYSTDREVGQVSFTLSGRLFLADLTTGTVRELPAQSPVADPRPDPDGRHIAYTSRGQLRVINVDGSADRALAEPEHEQVRWGVAEFIAAEEMGRSRGYWWSPDGTVLLTARVDETPVQLWYLADPTHPAEQPTTMPYPAAGTANAEVTLALIGLDARHIDVSWDREVFPYLVAAHWSPYGPPLLTVQTRDQRTQLVLALDPETGRTRELHRETDPHWVEIKSGWPSWTPDGQLVRISAHEGAYRLMVGGQDRTGNDIQVRAVLDIDDEDILLSASERDPAQIHVYRAGPQGIERLSSGVGVHTATRSGATMVLSSSGLDEPGTRMIVVEGTRRITEIGSRADTPTIEPKVELLWAGERELRSALLLPDGYRPEHGPLPVLLDPYGGPQAQRVLARQYGYLTSQWFADQGFAVVVTDGRGMAGRTPEWDRAVAGDLAGPPLDDQIDALHAIAAEHPELDLDRVAVRGWSFGGYLAALAVLQRPDIFHAAIAGAAVCDWRLYDTHYTERYLGDPGSAPEVYESNSLIGAAAQLRRPMLIVHGTVDDNVVPAHSLRLSAALTAAARPHTLLPLPGVSHVPTTETTTENLLRLQLDFLQRALGGEPGPA is encoded by the coding sequence ATGTCCTCACCCGACACGTCGCCAGAGCAATCCTTTCCTCGGCACAGCGCCCTGACGCAGGGATTCACTCTCGGTGCTCCTCGAAACGTCACCGTTGTTCCCGGCGGGAGGACCGTGCTCTTCCTCCGTTCCTCCAGCGGCACCGACCGCAGCAACGCGCTGTGGGCATTGGATACCCGTTCCGGTACGGAACGGTGCATCGCCGATCCGATCGCATTGCAGGGCGAGGAAGCCATCTCCGCAGCGGAACAGGCTCGTCGGGAACGCGCGCGAGAGCGCGCCGCGGGAATCACCGCGTACTCCACCGATCGGGAGGTCGGCCAAGTCTCGTTCACTCTTTCGGGGCGACTCTTCCTGGCCGACCTCACCACCGGGACCGTGCGGGAACTTCCGGCACAGTCTCCCGTGGCCGATCCGAGACCGGATCCCGACGGTCGGCACATCGCCTACACCTCCCGCGGGCAACTCCGAGTGATCAACGTGGACGGCTCCGCTGACCGGGCACTCGCCGAACCCGAACACGAGCAGGTCCGATGGGGTGTCGCCGAATTCATCGCGGCCGAGGAAATGGGACGCAGCCGCGGCTACTGGTGGTCACCCGACGGCACGGTGCTGCTGACCGCGCGCGTGGACGAAACTCCCGTGCAGCTGTGGTACCTCGCCGATCCCACGCATCCGGCGGAGCAACCGACCACCATGCCCTATCCGGCTGCCGGAACCGCCAACGCCGAGGTCACGCTGGCGCTGATCGGGCTCGATGCTCGCCACATCGACGTTTCGTGGGACCGGGAGGTCTTTCCCTACCTGGTGGCCGCCCACTGGTCGCCGTACGGACCTCCGCTGCTCACCGTGCAAACCCGGGATCAGCGTACCCAGCTCGTCCTCGCGCTCGATCCCGAGACCGGACGAACACGAGAACTGCACCGGGAAACGGACCCGCATTGGGTGGAGATCAAATCGGGGTGGCCCTCCTGGACACCGGACGGGCAACTCGTGCGAATCAGTGCCCACGAGGGTGCCTATCGGCTCATGGTCGGCGGCCAGGACCGGACCGGCAACGACATACAGGTCCGCGCGGTCCTGGACATCGACGACGAGGACATCCTGCTGTCTGCATCGGAACGGGATCCGGCACAGATCCACGTGTATCGAGCCGGTCCGCAGGGAATCGAGCGCCTGTCCAGCGGCGTCGGAGTACACACCGCCACCCGCTCCGGTGCGACCATGGTGCTGTCCTCCTCCGGCCTCGACGAACCGGGCACCCGAATGATCGTTGTCGAGGGCACACGCCGAATCACCGAGATCGGCTCCCGTGCCGACACGCCCACGATCGAACCCAAGGTCGAACTGCTGTGGGCCGGAGAACGCGAGCTGCGCAGTGCACTGCTGCTGCCCGACGGCTACCGGCCCGAACACGGCCCGCTTCCCGTGCTGCTCGACCCGTACGGCGGTCCCCAGGCACAGCGGGTCCTGGCTCGGCAGTACGGCTATCTCACTTCCCAGTGGTTCGCCGACCAGGGATTCGCCGTGGTGGTCACCGATGGACGAGGCATGGCCGGGCGCACACCGGAGTGGGACCGCGCGGTCGCGGGCGACCTGGCCGGGCCACCGCTGGATGACCAGATCGACGCGCTGCACGCGATCGCCGCCGAGCACCCGGAACTGGACCTCGACCGGGTCGCCGTCCGCGGCTGGTCGTTCGGAGGTTACCTGGCTGCCCTGGCCGTACTACAGCGGCCGGATATCTTTCACGCGGCGATCGCCGGTGCCGCCGTGTGCGACTGGCGGCTCTACGACACCCACTACACCGAGCGCTACCTCGGCGATCCGGGCAGCGCACCCGAGGTGTACGAGTCGAACTCCCTGATCGGTGCGGCAGCACAGCTGAGACGCCCGATGCTGATCGTGCACGGCACTGTCGACGACAATGTCGTGCCCGCCCATTCACTGCGCCTGTCGGCCGCACTCACGGCGGCGGCCCGACCGCACACGCTGCTGCCACTGCCCGGCGTGAGCCACGTTCCCACGACGGAGACCACGACGGAGAACCTGCTGCGGCTCCAGCTCGATTTCCTGCAACGGGCGCTCGGTGGCGAGCCCGGGCCCGCATGA
- a CDS encoding cation:proton antiporter regulatory subunit — MDVTVTPLPGLGTQQDFTTRSGHRVGVITYRDGRLELIVSDPQDPDKVAASVDLNTEETSALANLLGAPQLVAQLTEQQREVTGITTWQLPITPGSPYEGHALGDTEMRTRTSVSIVAVVRGGTAHPSPRPDFEFNGGDLLVVVGTVDGLRSASEILEKG; from the coding sequence GTGGACGTCACAGTGACACCGCTGCCCGGACTCGGTACGCAGCAGGACTTCACCACCCGATCCGGCCACCGGGTCGGTGTGATCACCTACCGGGACGGCCGACTCGAGCTGATCGTCTCCGATCCGCAGGATCCGGACAAGGTCGCTGCCTCGGTGGATCTCAACACCGAGGAGACGAGTGCGCTGGCCAACCTGCTCGGCGCCCCGCAACTCGTCGCCCAGCTCACCGAGCAGCAGCGCGAAGTCACCGGGATCACCACCTGGCAGCTACCCATCACCCCGGGCTCACCATACGAGGGACACGCCCTCGGTGACACGGAGATGCGCACCCGCACCTCGGTATCCATCGTCGCCGTGGTACGCGGCGGTACCGCCCACCCATCGCCGCGGCCCGACTTCGAGTTCAACGGCGGGGATCTTCTCGTCGTGGTCGGCACCGTGGATGGTCTGCGGTCGGCCAGCGAAATTCTCGAAAAGGGCTAA
- a CDS encoding lysophospholipid acyltransferase family protein, protein MTAENSRSRKSAAAGTPAAADGMLPEGASSAWHRLGRWIGATFVRLPYRVTIHHGERIPKSGAIVLVANHSSMVDGPLLFGMVRRSAVFLVKYEMFRGPLGWFLRRIGQLPVRRGEADRAPLMAAMRVLRAGGLVGVFPEGTRGDGVVSNAQHGAAWLARSSGARVLPVVCRGTRRPEGRKRRFLPRVDVLFGEPVTLPEAKGRAGLTAATERVRSELVELLGELDRLTGDERDDCDDCDDDARGNQA, encoded by the coding sequence ATGACCGCCGAGAACAGTCGCAGCCGGAAGTCGGCAGCCGCGGGGACACCGGCTGCCGCGGACGGTATGCTTCCGGAGGGCGCCTCGTCGGCATGGCATCGCCTGGGGCGGTGGATCGGGGCTACTTTCGTTCGGCTGCCCTACCGCGTGACCATCCACCATGGCGAACGAATACCGAAGTCGGGTGCCATCGTGCTGGTGGCCAATCACAGCTCGATGGTGGATGGGCCGCTGCTGTTCGGCATGGTGCGGCGCAGTGCCGTGTTCCTGGTCAAATACGAGATGTTTCGCGGGCCGCTGGGATGGTTTCTGCGCAGGATCGGCCAACTTCCGGTGCGCCGGGGTGAGGCGGACCGCGCGCCATTGATGGCGGCGATGCGGGTATTGCGTGCCGGTGGCCTGGTCGGTGTGTTTCCGGAGGGAACGCGCGGAGACGGAGTCGTGAGCAATGCCCAGCACGGCGCGGCCTGGCTGGCACGCTCCTCCGGGGCGCGCGTACTGCCGGTCGTCTGCCGGGGTACGCGGCGGCCGGAAGGGCGGAAGCGGAGATTCCTGCCCAGGGTGGACGTGTTGTTCGGCGAGCCGGTGACGTTGCCGGAGGCGAAGGGGCGGGCCGGCCTGACCGCCGCCACGGAGCGGGTTCGTAGCGAACTGGTGGAGCTGCTCGGGGAGCTGGACCGGCTGACCGGCGACGAACGCGACGACTGCGACGACTGCGATGACGATGCGAGAGGGAACCAAGCGTGA
- the der gene encoding ribosome biogenesis GTPase Der, whose protein sequence is MTEDPLADASDGSELDGSWFDESEWMAFDDAEYSDEPDGAGAPQPVLAVVGRPNVGKSTLVNRLLGRREAVVQDTPGVTRDRVAYDALWSGRRFTVVDTGGWEPDAKGMQASITAQAERAMSAADVVLLVVDVQVGATEAEEAVAKVLRRSKRPVLLAANKVDDQRTLAEAAALWSLGLGEPQPVSATHGRGSGDLLDKVLEAFPTTPREEFAATGGPRRVALLGKPNVGKSSLLNRLVGEQRAVVDEAAGTTVDPVDSLVELDGEVWRFVDTAGLRKRVKTAQGTEYYASLRTKAAIEAAEVAIVLVDASEPLSEQDLRVISMVIEAGRALVIAYNKWDLVDDERRQKLNKEIDRQLVRARWAERVNISAETGRAVAKLAPSLRAALDSWDQRVSTGKINSWISDVVAAHPPPVRGGKQPKIMFATQAHPRPPTLVLFTTGFLEAGYRRFLERKFRETFGFVGSPVRISVRVRERKDPKSSRR, encoded by the coding sequence GTGACCGAAGATCCGCTGGCGGATGCGAGCGACGGTAGCGAACTGGACGGGAGCTGGTTCGACGAGTCCGAATGGATGGCGTTCGATGATGCCGAGTACTCGGACGAGCCGGACGGTGCCGGAGCACCGCAGCCGGTACTGGCGGTGGTCGGCCGTCCCAACGTGGGCAAGTCGACGTTGGTGAATCGACTGCTGGGGCGCCGCGAGGCCGTCGTGCAGGACACTCCTGGGGTAACCAGGGACCGAGTGGCTTACGACGCGCTGTGGAGCGGTCGGCGCTTCACGGTCGTGGACACCGGAGGCTGGGAACCCGATGCGAAGGGCATGCAGGCGTCGATAACGGCACAGGCGGAGAGGGCGATGTCCGCCGCCGACGTCGTACTTCTGGTCGTGGATGTCCAGGTCGGTGCCACCGAGGCCGAAGAAGCGGTCGCGAAGGTGCTGCGCCGTTCCAAGCGTCCGGTCTTGCTGGCGGCGAACAAGGTCGATGATCAGCGTACCCTGGCCGAGGCGGCGGCACTGTGGTCGCTGGGGCTGGGCGAGCCGCAGCCGGTGAGTGCCACCCACGGCCGTGGCTCCGGCGACCTGCTCGACAAGGTCCTGGAAGCGTTCCCGACCACCCCGCGCGAGGAATTCGCCGCCACGGGCGGTCCACGTAGGGTCGCTCTGCTCGGCAAGCCCAATGTCGGCAAGTCCAGCCTGCTCAACCGCCTCGTCGGTGAACAGCGCGCCGTGGTCGACGAGGCGGCGGGCACCACGGTCGATCCTGTCGACTCGCTGGTCGAACTCGATGGCGAGGTGTGGCGCTTCGTCGATACCGCGGGGTTGCGCAAGCGGGTCAAGACCGCCCAGGGCACCGAGTACTACGCTTCGCTGCGCACCAAGGCGGCGATCGAGGCGGCCGAAGTCGCCATCGTGCTGGTCGATGCCTCCGAACCACTGAGCGAGCAGGACCTGCGAGTCATCAGCATGGTGATCGAGGCCGGGCGTGCTCTGGTCATCGCCTACAACAAATGGGACCTGGTCGACGACGAGCGCAGACAGAAGCTGAACAAGGAGATCGACCGGCAGTTGGTGCGCGCGCGCTGGGCGGAACGCGTCAACATTTCGGCGGAGACGGGGCGTGCGGTGGCGAAATTGGCGCCTTCGCTTCGTGCCGCCTTGGACTCGTGGGACCAGCGGGTCTCCACCGGGAAGATCAACTCCTGGATTTCCGACGTGGTCGCGGCACATCCTCCGCCCGTGCGTGGCGGGAAACAGCCGAAGATCATGTTCGCCACCCAGGCGCATCCGCGGCCGCCGACACTGGTGCTGTTCACCACGGGCTTTTTGGAGGCGGGCTACCGCCGATTCCTGGAGCGTAAATTCCGGGAGACGTTCGGATTCGTGGGGAGTCCGGTACGCATTTCGGTGCGGGTCCGCGAGCGCAAGGACCCGAAGAGTTCCCGGCGGTAG
- a CDS encoding aldo/keto reductase, which produces MRHLQLPSGASLPVLGQGTWGMGERGADRAAEVAALRHGLDLGIGLLDTAEMYGSGGAEEVVGEAISGRRDEAFLVSKVFPHNASRRGAVEACERSLRRLNTDRVDLYLLHWRGGTPLEETLEAFRELQADGKIRYFGVSNFDPDDMREVFSAEAGREVQTNQVLYNLTRRGVEFELLPWCRERNMPVMAYSPIEQGRLLGNTVLRDIAGEHGVSPAQVAVAWVLHQDGVCAIPKAATIEHVEQNHAALEVSLSAEDLSRLDAEFPAPQRPTPLEIL; this is translated from the coding sequence ATGCGGCACCTACAGCTACCCTCCGGTGCGAGCCTGCCCGTGCTGGGGCAGGGCACCTGGGGCATGGGTGAACGAGGAGCGGACCGCGCCGCCGAGGTGGCGGCGTTGCGACACGGTCTCGACCTCGGGATCGGTCTGCTGGATACCGCCGAGATGTACGGCAGCGGCGGTGCGGAGGAAGTCGTCGGGGAGGCGATCTCCGGTCGGCGGGACGAAGCGTTTCTGGTCAGCAAGGTGTTCCCGCACAACGCGAGCAGGCGCGGAGCCGTCGAGGCATGCGAACGCAGTTTGCGGCGCCTGAACACCGATCGGGTGGATCTCTACCTGCTGCACTGGCGGGGTGGCACACCGCTGGAGGAGACGCTGGAGGCATTTCGGGAGCTGCAAGCCGATGGCAAGATCCGCTATTTCGGCGTGAGCAACTTCGATCCCGATGACATGCGCGAGGTGTTCTCCGCCGAGGCAGGCCGTGAGGTACAGACCAATCAGGTGCTGTACAACCTGACCCGGCGCGGTGTCGAGTTCGAGCTGTTGCCGTGGTGCCGTGAGCGGAACATGCCGGTCATGGCGTACTCGCCGATCGAACAGGGCAGGCTGCTCGGCAACACGGTTCTGCGCGATATCGCCGGGGAGCACGGCGTGTCACCGGCTCAGGTGGCCGTCGCGTGGGTGCTGCACCAGGACGGTGTGTGCGCCATCCCGAAGGCCGCGACCATCGAGCACGTCGAGCAGAACCATGCCGCACTGGAGGTGTCCCTCTCGGCGGAGGACCTTTCCCGGCTCGATGCCGAGTTCCCGGCACCGCAGCGGCCCACCCCGCTGGAGATTCTGTGA